In Bacillus cereus ATCC 14579, a single window of DNA contains:
- a CDS encoding YrzI family small protein, with translation MKFKVFFLTITIQKNKFSESEMLHERQINQAMNSVKERQSHYCSHL, from the coding sequence ATGAAATTTAAAGTATTCTTTTTAACCATTACCATTCAAAAAAATAAATTTTCTGAGTCTGAAATGCTTCATGAACGACAAATTAATCAGGCTATGAATTCTGTAAAAGAAAGACAAAGTCATTACTGTAGTCATCTGTAA
- a CDS encoding YrzI family small protein, with protein MKFKAFFLTITIQKRKLSQKEILREQHIQSIMDEVKERQSSYYTRLF; from the coding sequence ATGAAATTTAAAGCATTCTTTTTAACAATCACCATTCAAAAACGTAAGCTTTCACAGAAAGAGATTTTACGTGAACAACACATCCAAAGCATTATGGACGAAGTAAAAGAGCGCCAATCTTCTTATTACACTCGTCTTTTCTAA
- a CDS encoding YrzI family small protein yields MTFHIFFFTTVLQKHTLSETEINRKQQLKQLTDKITDIKSSYYTQMY; encoded by the coding sequence ATGACTTTTCATATTTTCTTTTTTACGACTGTGCTTCAAAAACATACTTTATCTGAAACTGAAATCAATCGTAAACAACAGTTAAAACAACTGACTGATAAAATAACTGACATTAAAAGTTCATACTACACTCAAATGTATTAA
- a CDS encoding YrzI family small protein has product MKFKVFFLTITIQKNKFSESEMLHERQINQAMDSVKERQSHYCSHL; this is encoded by the coding sequence ATGAAATTTAAAGTATTCTTTTTAACCATTACCATTCAAAAAAATAAATTTTCCGAGTCTGAAATGCTTCATGAGCGACAAATTAATCAGGCTATGGATTCTGTAAAAGAAAGACAAAGTCATTACTGTAGTCACCTATAA
- a CDS encoding aliphatic sulfonate ABC transporter substrate-binding protein, whose amino-acid sequence MYKKFKILSFALAISVCLLGCEKSTASSKKEDVTIQIGIQQGLSPLLLAKKKGWFEEEFKKEGVKVKWTEFQSGPPYFEAIASNRLDFGEVGNSPVISAQAAGIGFTEIANTSYARKGTGILVQKDSKIASVKELKGKKIAVAKGSSAFNLLYRALDKEGIDAKEVNVIQLQPDEAQPAFESGSVDAWAIWDPFISLHTLNKGAKVIADGETLNVSSPEFLITRTKFAKEHPELVEKFLKVYEKARVWQDANLDEAIKVYTSVKKIDAEIVKEVFNHDKPILVPVTKEIIAEQQKTADFQYKLGSIKKEIKAEKVVDNFFVEKALKAK is encoded by the coding sequence ATGTATAAAAAATTTAAAATTCTTTCTTTTGCTTTAGCTATATCAGTATGTTTATTAGGATGTGAAAAAAGTACAGCAAGTAGTAAGAAAGAAGATGTAACAATACAAATTGGTATACAGCAAGGGTTAAGCCCGCTATTACTAGCAAAGAAAAAGGGGTGGTTTGAAGAGGAGTTTAAAAAAGAAGGAGTTAAAGTGAAATGGACAGAGTTCCAAAGTGGACCTCCTTATTTTGAAGCAATCGCATCAAACCGATTAGACTTTGGTGAAGTAGGGAATTCTCCAGTCATTTCAGCGCAAGCAGCAGGTATTGGATTTACCGAAATCGCCAATACAAGTTATGCGAGAAAAGGAACTGGAATTCTCGTTCAAAAAGATAGCAAGATTGCGAGTGTAAAAGAGTTAAAAGGTAAAAAAATTGCAGTAGCAAAAGGAAGTAGTGCCTTTAATTTATTGTATCGAGCACTTGATAAAGAAGGGATTGATGCAAAAGAGGTAAATGTCATTCAATTACAACCAGATGAAGCGCAGCCTGCATTCGAATCAGGATCAGTAGATGCATGGGCGATTTGGGACCCTTTCATATCATTACATACGTTAAATAAAGGTGCGAAGGTGATTGCAGACGGTGAAACATTAAATGTCTCTTCACCAGAATTTTTAATTACGAGAACAAAATTTGCGAAAGAACATCCAGAATTAGTTGAGAAATTCCTCAAAGTTTATGAGAAAGCACGTGTATGGCAAGATGCTAACTTAGATGAAGCAATAAAAGTATATACTTCTGTAAAAAAGATAGATGCGGAGATCGTAAAAGAAGTGTTTAATCACGACAAACCAATTTTAGTTCCGGTAACGAAGGAAATAATAGCAGAACAACAAAAGACAGCGGATTTTCAATATAAGCTCGGTTCTATAAAGAAAGAAATTAAGGCGGAAAAAGTTGTAGATAATTTTTTCGTAGAAAAAGCATTGAAAGCGAAGTGA
- a CDS encoding ABC transporter ATP-binding protein, producing MTVSIDGVSKYFLKQTGTVQVLENINFQLEEGDFVTVIGPSGCGKSTLLKIVAGLDNDFEGEVVIDGEPILKTSKKQGFIFQEHRLFPWLTVEENIAADLSLKDKYVKDKVREWVEIVRLDGFEKSYPKEISGGMSQRVAIARALLRDPNVLLLDEPFGALDAFTRSHLQEVLLNIWEQKKTTMIFVTHDIDEAIYLSNRIIIMSAKPGKIHKVIENNLPYPRNKTSQSFQQLRTKVLQQFEYGGLIQTSI from the coding sequence ATGACTGTTTCAATTGATGGGGTATCAAAATATTTTTTGAAACAAACTGGTACGGTTCAAGTGCTAGAGAATATTAATTTTCAATTAGAGGAAGGGGATTTTGTTACAGTAATTGGTCCGAGTGGGTGCGGAAAAAGTACATTACTAAAAATTGTTGCAGGTCTAGATAATGATTTTGAAGGTGAAGTTGTTATTGACGGGGAGCCTATCTTAAAAACGAGCAAGAAACAAGGTTTTATTTTTCAAGAACATAGGCTTTTTCCATGGTTAACAGTTGAAGAAAATATAGCGGCAGATTTGTCGTTAAAAGATAAGTATGTGAAAGATAAGGTGAGAGAATGGGTTGAAATCGTTCGGTTAGATGGCTTTGAAAAATCGTATCCGAAAGAAATTTCAGGCGGGATGTCACAACGTGTTGCGATAGCGAGAGCGTTATTAAGAGATCCAAATGTATTATTACTTGATGAACCTTTTGGAGCGCTGGATGCTTTTACTCGAAGTCATTTACAAGAAGTATTGCTAAATATTTGGGAGCAGAAGAAAACAACAATGATATTCGTTACACATGATATAGACGAAGCGATATATCTTTCAAACCGAATCATCATTATGAGTGCAAAACCAGGGAAAATACATAAAGTGATTGAAAATAATTTGCCTTATCCGCGAAATAAAACTTCTCAATCGTTCCAACAACTTCGAACGAAAGTATTACAGCAGTTTGAATATGGAGGGTTGATTCAAACAAGTATATAG
- a CDS encoding YrzI family small protein → MKFHLFFLTIIIQKETISQNELKQERQYKQVINEIRDRRSKYYTHL, encoded by the coding sequence ATGAAGTTTCACCTTTTCTTTTTAACCATTATCATTCAAAAAGAAACAATATCTCAAAATGAATTAAAACAAGAAAGACAATATAAACAAGTTATTAATGAAATTCGAGATCGTAGAAGCAAATACTACACTCACCTTTAA
- the ssuD gene encoding FMNH2-dependent alkanesulfonate monooxygenase — MELLWFIPAYGDGRYLGTTKRGRAAEYGYYKQVAAAADYLGYTGVLLPTGQGCEDPWVLASALAAETEKLKFLVAVRPGLMSPTVAARMASTFDRISDGRLLINVVAGGDPVELQGDGLYLNHDERYEAADEFLKVWKSTLQGETISLEGKHIQVTDSKVVFPPVQTPYPPIYFGGSSAAGKEVAAEHSDVYLTWGEPPEQVKEKVEEVRKLAEEKGRTVRFGIRLHVIVRETEEEAWEEAERLIQYVDNETIELAQKTFARYDSVGQKRMTHLNKGTRESLEISPNLWAGIGLVRGGAGTALVGDPHTVAERIKEYESLGIDTFVLSGYPHLEEAYEVAELLFPLLKDKKKEENKIVGEMIADAYALKK, encoded by the coding sequence ATGGAATTATTATGGTTTATTCCGGCTTATGGAGATGGTCGATATTTAGGAACGACAAAACGAGGAAGAGCAGCTGAATATGGTTATTATAAGCAAGTTGCTGCGGCAGCTGATTATTTAGGATATACGGGTGTTTTACTTCCAACTGGTCAAGGATGTGAAGACCCTTGGGTGTTAGCTTCAGCTCTTGCTGCTGAAACAGAAAAACTAAAATTTTTAGTAGCAGTAAGACCAGGACTAATGTCCCCTACAGTTGCAGCGAGGATGGCATCTACATTTGATAGAATTTCAGATGGGAGACTGCTTATTAATGTAGTAGCTGGAGGAGATCCAGTTGAACTACAAGGAGATGGATTATATCTTAATCATGATGAAAGGTATGAAGCAGCGGATGAATTTTTAAAAGTTTGGAAATCGACATTGCAAGGTGAAACGATCTCTTTAGAAGGAAAACATATTCAAGTTACAGATAGTAAAGTTGTATTCCCACCAGTTCAAACGCCATATCCTCCTATATATTTCGGAGGATCATCAGCTGCTGGAAAAGAAGTAGCAGCTGAACATAGTGATGTATATTTAACGTGGGGAGAGCCGCCAGAGCAAGTAAAAGAAAAAGTAGAAGAAGTAAGAAAACTTGCAGAAGAGAAGGGGCGTACAGTCCGATTTGGCATTAGATTACACGTAATTGTAAGAGAGACAGAAGAAGAAGCATGGGAAGAGGCCGAACGTTTAATTCAATATGTGGATAATGAAACAATTGAGCTTGCTCAAAAGACATTTGCAAGATATGATTCGGTTGGTCAAAAACGGATGACACATTTAAATAAAGGTACGAGAGAGTCGTTAGAGATAAGCCCTAATTTATGGGCTGGTATCGGACTTGTAAGAGGTGGGGCAGGTACTGCACTTGTAGGCGATCCGCATACAGTAGCAGAAAGGATAAAAGAATATGAATCGTTAGGAATTGATACGTTTGTTTTATCAGGATATCCGCATTTAGAAGAAGCGTATGAAGTGGCAGAATTGTTATTCCCATTATTGAAAGACAAGAAGAAAGAAGAAAATAAAATTGTTGGTGAAATGATTGCTGATGCATATGCATTAAAAAAATAG
- a CDS encoding ABC transporter permease produces MENTKAVMKPASITIEKNRVKNVRKLNVKVLVRAITIPVIILIIWQLAGVFGLVSKTVLPTPLDIFLAFQELIKTGELFGHLSISVFRAAAGFFIGGGLGIILGTIVGFSTRSEQYLDPSVQMLRTVPHLAVAPLFVLWFGFGETSKVLLIADGAFFPLYVNAFLGIRGVDSKLFDVARVLEFSKRKLITKLILPSALPNLLLGARLSLGVAWVSLVVAELMGSTEGIGYMIMDARQFSNTDIVFVGIIIFAFVGKFSDSLVRLLEAKFLRWRDNFKGETGN; encoded by the coding sequence GTGGAAAATACGAAAGCTGTTATGAAACCAGCGAGTATAACGATTGAGAAAAACAGAGTTAAGAATGTGCGAAAGTTAAATGTAAAAGTTTTAGTAAGGGCGATTACTATACCGGTTATTATATTAATAATTTGGCAGTTAGCTGGCGTATTCGGCCTTGTTTCTAAAACAGTTTTACCAACACCATTAGATATTTTTTTAGCTTTCCAAGAGCTTATTAAAACAGGAGAGTTATTCGGCCATTTAAGTATTAGTGTATTCAGGGCTGCGGCTGGTTTCTTTATTGGTGGGGGCTTAGGAATCATTTTAGGAACGATTGTTGGATTTTCAACGAGAAGTGAGCAATATTTAGATCCATCTGTGCAAATGTTAAGAACTGTACCTCATCTAGCTGTTGCGCCACTTTTCGTATTATGGTTCGGTTTTGGTGAAACATCGAAAGTGTTATTAATTGCAGATGGTGCATTTTTTCCTTTATACGTAAACGCATTTTTAGGTATTAGAGGTGTGGATTCAAAGTTATTTGATGTTGCGAGAGTGTTAGAGTTTAGCAAAAGAAAACTAATTACGAAACTCATTTTACCATCTGCATTGCCTAACCTTTTACTAGGAGCAAGGTTATCGTTAGGTGTTGCATGGGTGAGTTTAGTAGTAGCAGAACTTATGGGATCTACAGAAGGTATTGGTTATATGATTATGGATGCAAGGCAATTTTCAAATACAGATATCGTATTTGTCGGCATAATTATCTTTGCATTTGTTGGGAAGTTTTCTGACTCTCTAGTACGTTTACTAGAAGCGAAGTTTTTAAGATGGCGAGATAATTTTAAAGGTGAGACTGGGAATTAA
- a CDS encoding AI-2E family transporter, with protein sequence MKSKVHFWTLEVLMVVGIIFICTKISFLFQPIGIFISTLFFPILIALFLYFIFNPVLIFLENKKVPRNLAILLLYLFIITLTAVGVGVVVPTISQQLMDLVKNMPGYIKEGKVYIQELSHHRLFEWLSTQNYVSIETIEKNAIEYLKDIPNTITSSATALFGIITNVALVVFTVPFILFYMFKDGHAFPGKAVSLLPESYREEGLRIIKETNETLSAYIQGQALVCIFVGAFTFIGYLIIDLPYAFVLGIIAAFTNIIPNLGPFIGAAPAVIVGLFVSPMQALYVIIIVTIVQQFESNIISPRIMSSKLNIHPLTIIILILGVGNFAGIIGMILAVPVYAVTKTVVSNLVRLFKTKRSNRK encoded by the coding sequence TTGAAATCAAAAGTGCACTTTTGGACATTAGAAGTGCTAATGGTTGTAGGAATCATATTTATTTGCACAAAAATATCATTTTTATTTCAACCGATTGGTATCTTCATATCAACATTATTTTTCCCAATCTTAATCGCGCTTTTTTTATACTTCATATTTAATCCTGTATTAATCTTTTTGGAGAATAAAAAAGTACCTAGAAATTTAGCGATATTGCTGTTATATCTTTTTATCATAACATTAACTGCGGTTGGCGTTGGAGTAGTTGTTCCTACGATTTCACAACAGCTAATGGACTTAGTAAAAAATATGCCAGGCTACATAAAAGAGGGAAAAGTATACATACAAGAATTATCACATCATAGGTTGTTTGAATGGTTATCTACACAAAACTACGTTTCCATTGAAACAATTGAAAAAAATGCGATTGAATACTTAAAAGATATACCAAATACAATTACGTCGAGTGCAACGGCTTTATTTGGTATTATCACGAACGTTGCATTAGTTGTATTTACTGTACCGTTCATTTTATTTTACATGTTTAAAGATGGACATGCCTTTCCAGGAAAAGCGGTAAGTTTATTACCAGAGTCTTACCGTGAAGAGGGGCTTCGTATCATTAAGGAAACGAACGAAACATTATCTGCATATATTCAAGGGCAAGCGCTCGTTTGTATATTTGTAGGTGCGTTTACTTTTATCGGTTATTTAATTATCGATTTACCGTACGCTTTCGTTTTAGGAATTATCGCAGCATTTACAAACATCATTCCTAACTTAGGTCCATTTATCGGGGCAGCACCAGCTGTTATTGTAGGACTGTTCGTATCTCCGATGCAAGCCTTATACGTAATTATTATCGTAACAATTGTACAACAGTTTGAAAGTAATATTATTTCACCACGTATTATGAGCTCGAAATTAAACATCCACCCATTAACAATTATTATCCTAATTTTAGGGGTAGGAAACTTTGCTGGAATCATCGGAATGATTTTAGCAGTACCAGTTTATGCAGTAACAAAAACAGTTGTTTCGAACTTAGTGAGATTGTTTAAGACGAAGAGAAGTAACCGAAAATAG
- a CDS encoding putative holin-like toxin: MSEIALLLQGGLFLVALLTFVVVLIDKLKK; the protein is encoded by the coding sequence GTGAGTGAAATAGCGTTGCTACTGCAGGGTGGACTGTTTCTCGTTGCATTGTTAACGTTCGTCGTCGTTTTAATAGACAAGCTCAAAAAATAA
- a CDS encoding TetR/AcrR family transcriptional regulator: MKRISKEPDVRRQELMDIGFELYMKNGMKGFGIKDVVNHAGVATGLFYYYFKSKENFVDEVLNDCIVKNMELIEEILVSNERSVMQKMKDSLDIFWTFIEKLAPYKNVSSFQTEQHFQLEQKLFARMQPLIRQVIEEGVKTGIFYTDNSLLASGFILYGLNSIAHSEVKLNLDTKHEMVNLVLTTLRYNQKEGESL, encoded by the coding sequence ATGAAAAGAATATCAAAAGAACCAGATGTAAGACGCCAAGAGTTAATGGATATTGGTTTTGAACTATATATGAAAAATGGTATGAAAGGATTTGGCATAAAAGATGTTGTGAATCATGCAGGTGTAGCAACGGGCTTATTTTATTATTACTTCAAGTCTAAAGAGAATTTTGTTGATGAAGTTTTAAATGACTGTATTGTGAAAAATATGGAGTTAATTGAAGAAATACTTGTTTCAAATGAACGGTCTGTCATGCAAAAGATGAAAGATTCACTAGATATATTTTGGACATTTATTGAAAAGTTAGCACCCTATAAAAATGTGAGTTCGTTTCAGACGGAACAACATTTTCAACTGGAACAGAAATTATTCGCACGTATGCAACCGTTAATTAGACAAGTAATTGAAGAGGGAGTGAAAACAGGGATTTTTTATACTGATAACTCATTATTAGCTTCTGGATTTATTTTATACGGTCTTAACAGTATTGCTCATTCAGAAGTAAAGTTGAATCTAGATACAAAACATGAAATGGTTAATTTAGTATTAACTACACTACGATACAATCAAAAGGAAGGAGAAAGTTTATGA
- a CDS encoding HNH endonuclease — protein MTQCIICRKDTKELSEQYVIPEILCGYYFTNSICDTCHEQMTTNIDRPLIRHKLSQFKIEQMKRQIDSPLYTNEHGEELAAAETDVVEVSDEILYSNALIMKLCKKHDISLHNEIWKEERVTKVASSIQRELLLDNRKYKMSILKMAYTFAVQAVDGYFEDQDAIDISTILSNADFVELKEKSIVRDLSKSSLWNTLNTSSENHYFILLSDKDGLFCFIRLFDIFDVVVHLSEKRFDLPSPIVGVNNVNTQKFYVQSLKQYMDGLFKEKAPTI, from the coding sequence ATGACACAATGCATCATATGCAGAAAAGATACGAAAGAACTTAGTGAACAATATGTCATTCCAGAAATATTATGTGGATATTATTTCACAAACTCAATTTGTGATACTTGTCATGAACAAATGACAACAAATATTGATCGTCCTTTAATTAGGCATAAATTGAGTCAATTTAAGATTGAACAAATGAAAAGACAAATTGATTCCCCACTCTATACGAATGAGCACGGTGAGGAACTTGCGGCTGCTGAGACTGATGTTGTCGAAGTAAGCGACGAAATTCTTTATTCTAATGCATTAATTATGAAACTATGTAAAAAGCACGATATTTCCTTACATAATGAAATTTGGAAAGAGGAACGTGTAACGAAAGTAGCGAGTTCTATTCAACGGGAATTACTATTAGATAACCGTAAATATAAAATGAGTATATTAAAAATGGCTTATACATTCGCTGTACAAGCAGTTGATGGCTACTTTGAAGATCAAGATGCGATTGATATTTCTACCATTCTCTCAAATGCAGATTTCGTGGAACTAAAAGAAAAAAGTATTGTACGTGATTTAAGCAAAAGTTCTTTATGGAATACGTTAAATACAAGTAGTGAAAATCATTACTTTATTTTACTTAGCGATAAAGACGGTCTGTTTTGCTTCATTCGTTTGTTTGACATCTTTGATGTTGTCGTTCATTTATCAGAAAAAAGATTTGACCTTCCATCACCCATTGTCGGTGTAAATAATGTGAATACACAGAAATTTTATGTCCAAAGTTTAAAACAGTATATGGATGGGCTGTTCAAAGAAAAAGCACCTACTATATAA